The Spinacia oleracea cultivar Varoflay chromosome 2, BTI_SOV_V1, whole genome shotgun sequence DNA segment ATATTCTAAATCTTCCAATTTTAGTTTCTGATCATTCTCCCATTATTTTGGAGACattaattgatagaaaaaaagaaGCAGGGTAAAGAAAATTGATAGTTGGTGTTTAGATATGGATAAGCCAAAAGAAATCGTGGCCAAAAACTAGAATGTAGAGTTAAATGGATCCCCTATGTACAAGTGTTCTAGAAAGCTTCACAAGATTAAATATGACCTATTCTCATGGTGCAAAGAAATTTCAGATGGCTAATAATATAATATGGGATGACATAATAGATATTTGTGAGCATAGCCAAAAGCAAATTCATGAACACAATCAGCTCCACATTAATGATAATATAAAATAGGAAAAGAGAGTAAGAGAAGAATGTTTTGATAAAGCCCTTATCAAGTTGGCTTATTGGAAGCAAAGAGCCAAAGGCAAATGGACAGCTTTTGGAGACAGTAACACAACCTTTTTCTTTAGGTGTGCTAAGCAGAGAAAAACAAGAAATGCAATAAAAATGATTCAAAATGATGAAGGTAATTGGATATCGGACTCAGAAGGAATTAAAGACACAATTTGTAAATTCTTTAAGAGTTTGTTCAAAGTAGATGAAAGAGTGGAAAATGGGAGAGTCTCTGATGAAATAGGGAACCTAATTCCAAAGCTAAATGGCCAACAAAGTGCCAAGCTGAATGAAGATTTCACTGAACAGGATGTTAAATCAACAGTATTTCAAATGGGAGGTTTGAAGGCACCTGGACCTGATGGTATTCCAGCTATCTTTTATCATAAAGCATGGGAAATTGTAGGAAAAGATATAACAGAAGCTGTTTTGCATTTCTTTAGATCAGGGTTTTTACTTAGAGAATGGAATCAAACCTTAATTGCCCTTATCCCAAAAATAGAGAGTCCAGAGAAAGCATCCCATTTTCGTCCTATCAGCCTTTGTAatgttatttataaaataatatcCAAATGCATTACAAACAGGCTGAAAAACATAATACAGCAAATTGTTGGTCCTTTCCAGAATGCCTTTGTGCCTAAGAGGTATATGGGGGATAATTGCCTTCTCGCGCATGAAATAATGACATAtataaaaaggaaaaggaaagggcTAGAGAGATATGCAATATTGAAGATTGACATGAATAAAGCATATGATAGAGTAAGCTGGGAGTTTGTGGAATGGATTTTGAACTGCATGCTTGTTCCTGCTAGATGTAGACATTGGATTATGCAATGTGTTACAACTGTCTCGTATTCAATCATAATTAATGGAGAGCCTAGTGAGCCATTTAAGCCAAAATGTGGTCTTATACAAGGGGATCCAATCTCGCCATATTTGTTTATACTTGTTATGGAGGTGATGTCAAAAATGATGCTGCATCTGGAGGAGACTCACTATGTAAAAGGGATCAAAATTTCAAGGTCAGCCCCCTCTATTTCACACTTGTTTTTTGCTGATGAttctttattctgtttcaaagCAAACAAAGATTCATCTGCGAGAGTAAGGAACACCATTGAGCTTTTCTGTAGAATTTCGGGTGAAGCTATAAACTTTGATAAGTCTAGTGCTATCTTCATCCCTAACACTCGTGATTCAATTAAACAAGAATTTAAGCAAATCCTTGGAACCCCCTGTTCAGAAAAATTAGGAAAATACCTTGGATGTGATGTTGAAATAGATGGCAGATCATCAAAGTCATTTCAGCCTTTAGTGGACAAAGTTCATAAAAAGATTTTATCATGGAAGCATCTGAGTTTGTCTCAAGCAGGTAGATTAATCTTTATCAATGCCATCTTAGCAGCCTTATCTATAAATGTGTTATCAGTGTTTTATGTGCCAAAGAAAATTACTGATCAAATTAACTCAGCATTAATGAGATTCTGGTGGAAAGGTTCTGCTAACAATAAGGGTATTTATTGGACAAAGAGAACCAAGTTGGAATTGCCTAAGGGGTTAGGAGGAGTTGGGTTGAGAAATGTTGATGCATATAATAAAGCTTTTCTAGCTAAGCAAGATTTTAGAATCCATAACAATCCTTCAATCTTGCTGGCAAGAGTCATGAAAGCTGCCTACAAGAAGAGTCCTATTGAAGCAGCTTTGGATAAAGATATTTGTAGAAATGCATCATGGGGTTTTAAGGGGCTATGTAAAAGCATACAAGAGGCCAGCAATAATATAGGAAAAGTTATATATAAGGGCGATGTAGATATTAGACATGATCAGTGGCTCCCTTTAAGAAAGGTTTCTTTTAAAAACAATGAAGCTGAAAATAACAGAGAAATCATTAAAGTGAAAGACCTGTTCCACCCACAGGAAAGAAGGTGGAACCATCAGCTGATATGGTCAACTTTTGCTTCTGACACGAAATTCTGAGCATGCATGTTACTAATGAAAATAAGGATGATCAGATTTTCTGGCTGACAAACAAAACAGGGCAGCCTACTGTCAAGTCTATATATAATCAGCCGACGATGGAAAAAAATCTTAATAGCTCTGTTAACAACAATGAAAAATTCTGGAAAAGGCTATGGAAGTGTGATATGATCCCAAAGTGGAAAATCTTTGTTTGGAGAATATTAAATAAAGCTATTGCAACCAGAAGCAGGATTCGCAGAAGAGGTGTGATGGTGGAAGAAAGTTGCGTCCTCTGTAAAGAATCACAAGAAAATGATAATCATTTATTCAGAGACTGTACAATTACTTGCCATGTTTGGAAGGTTTCTCAATTGGGGATTAGTGCTTGTGCAAATCGACATGTTGATGTTGCTGAATGGATAAAAAAATTTATGGTTTTCTTTTGGAATGAAGATGGTTATGATAGCCCTCGTGTCAGAATGTTTGTGACAGTGCTTTGGTCAATATGGATACATAGAAATGAAGTAATCTTCAAGAAAGTTGATACTAATCCCAATTCAGTCATGTACATTATTGAGAAGCAAATAAAGCAAGCAGAGAAGGCTATAGACTTGAAGCATTGGCAGAAGATTAAGAGTCAAAGACAAGAAGAAGGGAGTATGGAATATGTTCTTAAAGGCTATAGACTTTTTGTTGCAGGAACGTGGAAGAAAACCAGAAAAAAGAATTATGGTGAGGCAGCAATAGGATGGTGTATTATGGCAAATAACAATTTGATTGCTGAAGATGGGCAAAAGGTAAATGCGCTGGATGGATGTCAAGCAGAAACAAAGGCTATCCTCTATGGAATACAAGGAGCATGTCAGATGCAGATTCGGAGTATAAAGATTTATACAAGTTCTATGGAGGCCTTTAAAGCATTAAAGAACTATCCAACCTGCAGGATGGATCTTATCACAATCTGTGGGGATATAATTAGAGCTTCAGGAGGCATGGATGTTTGTAGAATTGAAAAGTgtaaaaaagaaaagacaaTGAAAGCCAAAAGCATAGCTATAGGATTTAGGAGGAATAGATGTACTTagatttatatttctttgtttgtttgaaattactgccaaaaaaaaaaccatttaaTCAAATGAAGtgttatttaaaattttaaatacatTTTTTCTTTAAACGTGACAAAATTATTCATTTGACAATATGAAGTACGGAGTACAACTTTCCACAATTACTTTCATCTTATGGAGAGGAGATGTtaattatatactccgtaccaAGTAGTAGCAAATTAACAATGTTTCATTATCTACCCATTTGTCtgaggtgattctagttggaaGTGAAAGTTTGTTTCTACAGATTTCTAACGTTGGTCATAAGCTTGTTTTTGGATAAGAAACGAGAGTGTTATGTCAATTTTACGAAGAGCTATCCAGGAGTAGTGTGCGCACGTGCAGGTAATATGTGTGCGCTCGCACAAAATGCAAGGAACGAGGCAGTGCTAAATCGACTTTTTTGCGCACGCACAAGAAAAGGTGTCCGTGCGCACACGAGGGTTTTGACTAGTTTACTCTTTTTTGAACcgaattttttaattcatttaatgAACTAGTATGTATACGTACCTTTTTGGGGTATGCATTATATTTATTGTATACAATCCGCAAATTAGAGAAAGAAAGCTAGGGCTTATGAAGAAGCTTTTCATTGTGTTCACCCTTGTGCTTGTGAGTGAGCATTAGAGAGAGAATTTACTTAATACTCTTGTAAACTCTAATTTAAGTCAATACAACATAGTTTCCTAATTTAGGGTGGGTTTTATAGTTTTCACTTTTCAAGCACATTGCTTGAAGAATTTTCCTACCTCCCAAATTTGTGTCATCTTGcttttaattttcttaattGTTCCAATTTGTTCTTCCTTAATTACTTCAATAATCACCAATTTCTCTAACACCTTGCAATTTAATAAACTTCTTTTATCACTTAGGAGCCATTCGAGATGAAAGTCTCATGCACTATTTTGAATGAGAGtaaagaagaagaaaacaaGTCTACATATTTATCATAGAGAACAACACTACATTTAATTTGTATGATGCCACATATAGAGTTCTACTCTTTATATAATTTCTCCGTTGGAGTTGATCAAGAAGTTAAAGTCGAGACGGTTCAAGTTCCTCAATTAAAGTTATGTTGTATTCTCTATGAAGACATTATTACAAATTTTGTAATAAATGAATGTTATGccatttcaaaaataaaatagaacaaGAATCAAAGTCTAACACCCTAGTTTTTAAAAAAAGGATTTTTTGttagaaaggaccttatataagaTTGTTTGTGTGataaaggaccttatataagaAAAGTGGCATTTTGGGACCTtaaactttgtttttttttgttgactaGGACTACTTGCCGGATTATAGGAGTTGACCCTCGTTTCACCCCTTGACTTGTGCACGTGGCAGCCGGAAACTGACACGTGGCATTTAGTTGgtttaaagaaaagaaaatttaaaaaaaatcttaaattccatccaaaaatctcaactgccttgttttattaaaaaaaagcccaatttttttttttgcttcactttctctttcctctgGCTGGACGTCGATGCCATTACAGGGCAATTTCGAAGCATCCCAAACAACCTTCTCACAAGAATTAAGTGCCACGGATTGTGATTAAAGCCAACGGGAATCAGGTATGATATTTTTCCCTCTCAAATTCATCCCCAATTTTTCGAATTTTGCCTCACAAGAATTAGGGTCTTTCGATTTTTCATCTTGGTTTAAAAGTGAAGATGCAGTTGTTACAGTTCCTGCCTACTTCAATGATGCCCAGCGGCAAGCAACGAAAGATGTTGGTGTTATTGCTGGATGGATTGAATGTTATGCGGAAGAATTTGGTTCGTGAAAAAAAAGGATggaatttgggattttttttttaaaaaaaacaactaaAGGCCACGTGTCAGTTTCCGGCTGCCATGTGTGCAAGTCAAGGGGTGAAATAAGGGGCAACTCCAATAATCCGGCGAGTGGTCCTAGTCAACAAAAAAAGTAAAGTTTAACGTCCCAAAATGCCACTTTTTTTATATAAGGTTCTTTGTCACACAAACAACCTTATATAAGgtcttttttaaaagaaaaaatcctaaaaaaaactaattagCCAATTATTAGACCTTTAATTAAGTAGTAATTAGACATGATAATGTAATTTGTCTTTTTCGTCCATGCATGTTGCCAAATTGCATCAAATCATGGACAAGGAAACATTCGGCGATTGATCAAATTTGCACGTCTATGATTTAACAGCCAAGCATTTGGTACACCACACCACTACACCAGGCTAATCACACAGCAAGTACAAGATCAACTCAGCTGGCTGCTGCTGCCCAATCAAATCTTATGTGTTACATTCTTGTCGCATATCTTGCAAATCTATTACTTACCTAATTTTGTCAATCCCATTTAATTAagatttattactataaatttgACACATGTtttgggtatttttttttttttgttcatgGAGAATATCAGAATATCAAATGAGTAGGTTTTGTTTTCTTTGCCTTATTTGGTTATTCAATTTTTATTGCTTATTAAATCAGATcagataaaattaaaattagatTAGATCAGTAAAAGCAAAAAAACACTCACATAAAATATTTAGGTCAAactaaactgaaaataatttggTGTACCCGGGTGTACCGTACACCCAAAGATACTATTGTTTCCATTGGTGATCCCTACTACATTTTCTTCTCACATGTAAGAAGAAAATGCGAGAGGGTGTACTGTAAACCCGGGTGCATGTAATATGCTTTAAGACTAGACCATACCAGATCAAACTAGACTAAATCGGATCAAACTAGACCTGAGTAGACTAGAACAAACTAGATAAGATCAAAACATTCAGACTATATCAGACCAAACCATATTAAAACATTCAGGCTAGACCAGACTAAACAAGAACAAACTAGACCTGACCAGACCAGGTCAAACGACTAGAAgagaacagaaaaaaaaaaaaaaaatactcacaTAAAACATTATgacagaccagaccagaccctATCAATAAAGTGAAGAGAGCAAGacctatttttcttttctttgatGATTAGCGTATTTTCAATTCTTATAAACAATGTTTGACGAATAACTGTCAGATTACATATCACGTCATTTACCGGTCAATGTAATAATATAATCGTGTGCTGGAATTTAGATCTAATCTTAAACGGTTTGTCTGAACAACAAGAAAATGAATACAGAGTAGTGGGTACATGTATCTAAATTTGTTTGGATATGTAAAATTGCGTCGGTGTTAAGAGAATTATGTAGAGTACATTCAACCTAGCTAGATTAGACTTTAGTGTAAATGCGTTTTGAACTTTTGATGCATACTCTATAGACTATAGCTTGGTCAGTGGTCACAAGACTCACAACTCACGCTCACCGTCTTAGATCATGTTATCTTCACCTTATCATTGTTATTGATTGGATCATATCTTAttaaatcagatcagatcagattagataatgacttttaattattattattatttttattatttaattagtatACCATGCACTCATCGACTCATCGTATAATGGATTCTTTAAAAGAGGTGCGTGATATCTGTCTTTGACCTTCAttatactagttgttggatcgtGCACAACTTTAATATACTAGTTATTGGATTGCACGCGTTTATCGCTTGGTCTCCTAAGATATTGAAGTCAATCGGCAAAATGAATTCAGCAAATAAGCAGAGGGATGAGGGAAGAAGGGTAAAACGATATAACGAAACGAAAGAAAAGCAAAGTAAAACGAAAGAAAAGCAAAGTAAAGAAATAGGCAACAATACAAGCAATGAGTGATGAACCCTAAATGGCTTGCAACAGCAATATAAAGCTTCTAAAGCGAGGCTCTAGGAAATTTCCTCCTTATAAATAGTGAATATCATGGATTTCTCCTTATATTATTATTGATAATAAGCATAGGACTATAGACATATGTATGTTAAAGGTTTGGGATATaaagtattttaaattattacttAACTAGTCTTGCTAATatcctactccctccgtcccataatatagtgcatGTTTCACTAATCCGACGTCCCTATATAAATGATGTGCATGTTTCTATTTTAATCTATTAATTTTTCCCGTATTACCCTCGTAAAGATATTATAATGTCAATATAGTCCTTAAAAAAGTCAGATAAATatactttgaaaattgtactttATGTTTTTATTCAAGTCAAGATCCGTTTTTCTAGGCCCAATTAATATACTCACTGTCCAAAACCCTAGATCATCTCTCCATAAAACCAACCCTCATCCCCTGTTCATCAGCCATCTCCAATTcactctctcttcctctctcaaAAGTAAACCCTAAAATCTCACTCTCTCGCAGCGCCTCTTTTCCTCTCTCAAAAGTAAACCCTAAAATCACTCAAAAAATGAAAAGTTCCTGATCTCATCCGTGGAAAATCGTCAATTTCTGGGTGTTGGTGGTTTTTCGCTCGTCAATTTGTTATGTTCTTTGTTCTTGGTTTGCATTTCTGGGTAATTTCTTGGGTTTTCTTCTTTTTACTCTCAATTACTTACTCGAACTGGGTTCCTCTAACATTTTTTGTGGCCATTCTTTCGTTTTTCTCAAATACTTACTCGATTTGTGTTTTCACCCTACTTTTTTCTCTTTGATCTGGGTTTTCTATCATTTTTCAAACACAAATATTCATACTAATCTgggttttctgggttttttatcgcatttctggattttctgggtttttgttcGCATTTCTGGATTTTCTGGGTTCTTGTTCGCATTTCTGGGTTTTTGCTCgcattttctgggtttttgttgTTCTGGTCACATTTTCGCTTCACATTTTCCCGTGATTTGGGTTCGTATTTTCTGGGTTTTCGTTGTTCAGGTCGCGTTTTGCTTCACATTTTTGGGTGATTGTGTTTTCTGGGTTCGATTTTATCACTCTtagtttgtcttttttttttctgg contains these protein-coding regions:
- the LOC130467238 gene encoding uncharacterized protein, which produces MHVTNENKDDQIFWLTNKTGQPTVKSIYNQPTMEKNLNSSVNNNEKFWKRLWKCDMIPKWKIFVWRILNKAIATRSRIRRRGVMVEESCVLCKESQENDNHLFRDCTITCHVWKVSQLGISACANRHVDVAEWIKKFMVFFWNEDGYDSPRVRMFVTVLWSIWIHRNEVIFKKVDTNPNSVMYIIEKQIKQAEKAIDLKHWQKIKSQRQEEGSMEYVLKGYRLFVAGTWKKTRKKNYGEAAIGWCIMANNNLIAEDGQKVNALDGCQAETKAILYGIQGACQMQIRSIKIYTSSMEAFKALKNYPTCRMDLITICGDIIRASGGMDVCRIEKCKKEKTMKAKSIAIGFRRNRCT